One window from the genome of Chlamydiales bacterium STE3 encodes:
- a CDS encoding Transcriptional regulatory protein PmpR (Product derived from UniProtKB/Swiss-Prot:Q6MBJ7) → MAGHSKWANIKHKKERADAKKGKVFSRIAKEIISAVKVGGGPDPKANPRLRLVLQKAKAANVPNDIVDRNIKKASSADQADYTEMTYEIYGHGGVGLIVDIMTDNKNRIASDMRIATNKRGGNIANPGAVAFNFDRKGIIQIQKNHAKEEELFLAATEAGAEDFEVSDEYFIVTTDPVNLFTVREAINQLGFNCDEAEIEMVPKNLVEIDMETAKSNLALIEWLENLDDVDAVYHNMKLPEGIEV, encoded by the coding sequence ATGGCAGGCCATAGCAAATGGGCAAATATTAAGCATAAAAAAGAAAGGGCAGATGCGAAAAAAGGGAAAGTATTTTCCCGTATCGCCAAAGAGATTATTAGCGCAGTGAAGGTAGGTGGAGGCCCAGATCCAAAAGCTAACCCACGATTAAGGTTAGTTCTCCAAAAAGCAAAAGCCGCGAACGTTCCTAATGACATTGTCGATCGCAATATTAAAAAAGCCTCCAGCGCTGACCAAGCTGATTACACAGAAATGACCTATGAAATTTATGGCCATGGTGGAGTTGGACTCATTGTAGACATTATGACAGATAATAAAAACCGCATTGCCTCTGACATGCGTATCGCGACCAATAAACGAGGAGGAAACATTGCTAACCCAGGAGCTGTTGCTTTCAACTTTGATCGTAAAGGCATCATTCAAATTCAAAAAAACCATGCTAAGGAAGAGGAGCTCTTTTTAGCAGCGACTGAAGCTGGGGCAGAGGATTTTGAAGTTTCCGATGAGTACTTTATTGTTACGACTGATCCTGTCAACCTATTTACGGTTAGAGAAGCCATCAATCAATTGGGCTTTAATTGCGATGAAGCTGAAATTGAGATGGTTCCCAAGAATTTAGTCGAAATTGATATGGAAACTGCAAAAAGCAACCTTGCTTTGATTGAGTGGCTAGAAAACCTTGATGATGTCGATGCGGTCTATCACAACATGAAATTACCCGAAGGTATTGAAGTATAA
- a CDS encoding hypothetical protein (Product derived from UniProtKB/Trembl:Q6MBJ6) → MPISDIHLSLQANLKKKVHLKINDNRSTMLSVRWESDCTKVSLHRMFLEAPKNVMEELACYVRQESKNISHSVKAFIEDRLKNLDYTHLLKPSKLISKGNVYDLQAIYDTINAEYFDSKLKLFITWFGKPHQKNRTRVTFGLYHDPMKLIKINRLLDSPVYPDYLVSYVVYHEMLHHVCPSYYDEKGIHRIHSKEFKSKEELFKHYDLAQNWIKQHTQYLFNIN, encoded by the coding sequence ATGCCTATATCCGATATACATCTCAGTTTGCAAGCTAATCTCAAAAAGAAAGTGCATTTAAAAATTAACGATAACAGATCGACGATGTTGAGTGTTCGTTGGGAGTCTGATTGTACAAAAGTTTCTTTGCACCGCATGTTTTTAGAGGCTCCTAAAAATGTCATGGAGGAGCTAGCCTGTTATGTTCGTCAGGAATCTAAAAACATTTCTCATTCTGTAAAAGCATTTATTGAAGATAGGCTTAAAAATCTTGACTACACGCATCTTTTGAAGCCATCAAAACTTATTAGCAAAGGCAACGTCTACGACTTACAAGCAATTTACGACACCATTAATGCTGAATACTTTGATAGTAAGTTAAAGCTTTTTATCACCTGGTTTGGAAAACCTCATCAGAAAAATCGCACCCGCGTGACTTTTGGGCTTTATCATGATCCTATGAAGTTAATTAAAATCAATCGTCTTTTGGATAGTCCTGTCTATCCAGACTATCTTGTATCCTATGTCGTCTATCACGAAATGCTTCACCATGTTTGCCCTTCATATTATGATGAGAAAGGCATTCACCGTATTCACAGCAAAGAATTCAAAAGCAAAGAAGAGCTTTTCAAGCATTACGATTTAGCGCAAAACTGGATAAAGCAGCATACCCAGTATTTATTCAATATTAATTGA
- a CDS encoding putative acetyltransferase (Product derived from UniProtKB/Trembl:F8LA95;EC number derived from UniProtKB/Trembl:F8LA95): MEQKNIPSPEGVQIRYTELSDAKHLREWLHEPGVLRWFPMADDVEIDDAVARWVGFSRYRCSLTAVKDGIPCGIATLYLQPYRKLAHQCEFGIIVGGNNRNLGIGALLINALSHLAKETFKIELLHLQVYADNPAKRLYSRLGFKEFGHQAEWIKETDGSFVGRTFMEKNL, encoded by the coding sequence ATGGAACAAAAAAACATACCTTCCCCGGAAGGAGTACAAATTCGCTATACTGAATTATCTGATGCAAAGCATTTGCGAGAATGGCTCCATGAGCCAGGCGTTTTAAGATGGTTTCCCATGGCAGATGATGTAGAAATTGACGACGCAGTAGCAAGATGGGTGGGCTTTAGCCGTTACCGCTGCAGCTTAACAGCAGTTAAAGATGGCATACCCTGTGGCATAGCAACACTTTATTTACAACCCTACCGCAAGCTAGCGCATCAGTGTGAGTTCGGAATCATTGTAGGTGGGAATAATCGCAACCTAGGAATTGGAGCATTGCTCATTAATGCATTATCCCATCTTGCCAAAGAGACTTTTAAAATTGAACTCCTGCACCTACAAGTATATGCCGATAACCCCGCAAAAAGGCTTTATTCAAGATTAGGTTTCAAAGAATTTGGTCACCAAGCCGAATGGATTAAAGAAACAGATGGAAGTTTCGTAGGCCGTACCTTTATGGAAAAGAATCTTTAA
- a CDS encoding Peptide chain release factor 2 (Product derived from UniProtKB/Swiss-Prot:P56906;Gene name derived from UniProtKB/Swiss-Prot:P56906), with amino-acid sequence MKIGSFICGGIFDLDAKQAKVKEYEELMAAQHFWDDSAKAQQAIAESNKLKAWTEPTTALKRAFEDVKDLLPEAIEAEEETLCEELLQQLTKIEKDLEALEVRKMLSGELDNKNCYLSINAGAGGTEACDWVLMLSRMYQRWASKKGWKVELIDTVDGDVAGIKSITYKFEGPFAYGYAKAEKGVHRLVRISPFDSNAKRHTSFASVDISPEISDDINIEIRPEDIEVDTFRASGAGGQHVNKTDSAVRMRHIPSGIVVSCQTQRSQMQNRETCLKMLRSKLYEIEVETRENALKAIAGEKKDIAWGNQIRNYVFQPYTLVKDTRTKQESGNINAIMDGDIDDFVNAFLKEFG; translated from the coding sequence AGCGCTAAAGCACAACAAGCTATAGCTGAAAGTAACAAACTCAAAGCTTGGACTGAACCAACAACTGCTCTAAAGCGCGCTTTTGAAGATGTGAAGGATCTCCTTCCCGAGGCCATTGAAGCCGAGGAAGAAACTCTATGCGAAGAGCTTCTTCAACAACTGACAAAAATTGAAAAAGATTTAGAAGCATTAGAAGTGCGCAAAATGCTTTCTGGAGAGCTGGATAATAAAAATTGCTATCTCAGCATCAATGCCGGAGCTGGTGGCACGGAGGCATGCGATTGGGTTTTAATGCTTTCAAGAATGTACCAAAGATGGGCTAGCAAAAAAGGCTGGAAAGTAGAACTCATCGATACGGTTGATGGAGATGTAGCAGGAATAAAAAGCATAACATACAAATTTGAAGGTCCCTTTGCTTATGGCTATGCTAAAGCAGAAAAAGGCGTTCATCGTCTAGTCCGGATCTCCCCTTTTGATTCTAACGCAAAACGCCATACCAGCTTTGCCTCTGTTGACATTAGTCCTGAGATTAGCGATGACATTAACATCGAGATTCGCCCTGAAGATATCGAAGTAGATACTTTCCGTGCTTCAGGGGCCGGAGGGCAACACGTAAATAAAACAGATTCAGCCGTGCGCATGAGACATATTCCCTCAGGAATTGTGGTTTCCTGCCAAACACAAAGAAGCCAAATGCAAAACCGTGAAACCTGTTTAAAAATGCTGCGCTCGAAGCTTTACGAGATTGAAGTAGAAACAAGGGAAAATGCTCTTAAAGCAATTGCGGGAGAAAAGAAAGATATTGCCTGGGGGAACCAAATCCGCAATTACGTTTTTCAACCGTACACTTTAGTGAAAGATACAAGAACCAAACAAGAAAGCGGCAATATCAACGCTATAATGGACGGCGACATTGATGATTTTGTGAACGCATTCTTAAAGGAATTTGGATAA